One window from the genome of Natronomonas pharaonis DSM 2160 encodes:
- a CDS encoding alpha/beta fold hydrolase yields MAPKHLVRNAAVGLGAVVVGNRLLRCSPETLAPPLARTQQTYEWQHRDVAYTEAGDPDAPDLVLLHAPELPRSSHEFRYVIDALSETHHVFAPDLPGFGRSAQLPETYDAEGYSGFLQSFLSDMTEQPTVVAASVTAAYAVAAGTDANAATDIDEYVLICPTTTAPQTTRRLAPAYSLPVAGEAFRNVTMSKPMLRYRFGTDGFAEPSAMTAEWLRYSWQASHRQGGHRLLAARAAGRLDSDIDLGSVLSETATTTTLLWGREADSPPVAAGRRLATAADARLVVFENAATLPHAEHPEPFVELFDA; encoded by the coding sequence ATGGCCCCGAAACACCTGGTCCGCAACGCTGCGGTCGGTCTTGGTGCGGTGGTTGTCGGCAACCGCCTCCTCCGCTGTTCTCCGGAGACGCTTGCCCCGCCGCTTGCGAGGACACAACAGACCTACGAGTGGCAGCACCGCGACGTCGCGTACACGGAAGCCGGCGACCCCGACGCGCCGGACCTCGTGTTGTTGCACGCCCCCGAGTTGCCCCGGTCGAGCCACGAGTTCCGGTACGTCATCGACGCGCTGTCGGAGACCCACCATGTTTTCGCCCCGGACCTGCCCGGGTTCGGTCGCTCGGCGCAGCTTCCCGAGACGTACGACGCCGAGGGGTACAGTGGGTTTCTGCAGTCGTTTCTATCGGACATGACAGAACAGCCCACCGTCGTCGCCGCCTCGGTCACAGCAGCGTACGCAGTCGCCGCCGGGACGGATGCCAACGCAGCGACCGATATCGATGAGTACGTTCTCATCTGCCCGACGACGACGGCCCCGCAGACTACCCGTCGGCTCGCACCGGCGTACTCGCTCCCGGTCGCCGGGGAGGCGTTCCGGAACGTCACGATGTCGAAGCCGATGCTCCGATACCGGTTCGGAACCGATGGTTTCGCGGAACCGTCGGCGATGACAGCCGAGTGGCTTCGGTACAGCTGGCAGGCGTCCCACCGGCAGGGTGGCCACCGGCTGCTGGCGGCACGCGCTGCTGGGCGACTAGATTCGGATATCGACCTCGGGTCGGTGCTGTCGGAAACTGCGACGACGACAACGCTTCTGTGGGGCCGGGAAGCCGACAGCCCGCCGGTCGCTGCGGGGCGGCGGCTGGCGACGGCCGCGGACGCCCGGCTCGTCGTCTTTGAGAACGCAGCGACGCTGCCGCACGCAGAACACCCGGAGCCGTTCGTCGAGCTATTCGACGCCTAA
- a CDS encoding response regulator → MAGPVRVLLVDDDPSLADLMASQLGSLREEFSVRVETDPNDALEAVEADDIDCVVSDYHMPEMNGLELLQYVREMDPNIPFILFTARGSEEIASEAVSEGVTDYFRKRRGSEQWRVLANRIENVAARYRAEEAVQRRESALRQLARTVIDSVSTPIEELLELGRETLELEYSAVVEHDGDNGEQLVESVSDDLPFETDGEIPLADDIDGLTVDGSGIVAVATGEKAEPNEGFSAYVGTPVYVGDQRYGTLCFCDSGPRSEFTAWERAFVELLGDWLGHELTSEWARDQSESVRSAQSRLTSAREALDAGDKERVRDELEVIRELLDQNPPSSVPVSIELS, encoded by the coding sequence ATGGCCGGTCCTGTTCGCGTCCTCCTAGTCGACGATGACCCCTCGCTGGCCGACCTCATGGCGAGCCAGCTCGGGTCGCTCCGCGAGGAGTTCTCGGTTCGTGTCGAGACCGACCCGAACGACGCGCTCGAAGCCGTCGAAGCCGACGATATCGACTGCGTGGTTAGCGACTACCACATGCCGGAGATGAACGGTCTGGAGTTGCTGCAGTACGTTCGCGAGATGGACCCGAACATTCCGTTTATCCTGTTTACCGCTCGGGGGAGCGAGGAGATAGCCAGCGAAGCCGTCTCCGAGGGCGTTACTGACTACTTCCGCAAGCGCCGCGGCTCCGAACAGTGGCGGGTTCTCGCAAACCGCATCGAAAACGTCGCCGCGCGCTACCGCGCTGAAGAAGCTGTCCAACGCCGCGAGTCCGCACTCCGCCAGCTCGCGCGAACTGTCATTGATAGCGTCTCAACGCCAATCGAGGAGCTGCTCGAACTCGGCCGCGAGACGCTGGAGCTGGAGTACAGTGCCGTGGTCGAACACGACGGAGACAATGGCGAACAGCTTGTCGAAAGCGTTAGCGACGACCTCCCGTTCGAAACCGACGGCGAAATCCCGCTCGCAGACGACATCGACGGATTGACTGTCGACGGCAGCGGCATCGTCGCCGTCGCGACCGGCGAGAAAGCCGAACCCAATGAGGGGTTCTCAGCCTACGTTGGAACACCAGTCTACGTCGGCGACCAGCGGTACGGCACGCTGTGTTTCTGCGATAGCGGCCCGCGAAGCGAGTTTACTGCCTGGGAGCGGGCCTTCGTTGAGCTGCTCGGCGACTGGCTCGGCCACGAGCTGACAAGCGAGTGGGCACGGGACCAAAGCGAGTCCGTCCGGTCGGCACAGAGCCGCCTGACGAGCGCCCGTGAGGCACTCGACGCAGGCGACAAAGAGCGGGTCCGTGACGAATTGGAGGTTATCCGTGAACTCCTCGACCAGAACCCGCCGTCTTCGGTGCCGGTGTCCATCGAACTCTCTTAG
- a CDS encoding sulfite oxidase-like oxidoreductase: MMRDVTDLYESFGEDRLPPGQRETSEFPVLSKGETPSVPDDWTLEVWGAVDEPCSLSAAELADLGAETQRQDFHCVTGWSRLGCVFTGVPFPTLADHAGVQPSATHVMFHAHDGYTTDLPLSACDRREVLFAWELDGEPLPADHGGPLRVVVPHRYAYKGAKWVSGVEFLTEPERGYWEKRGYSQTANPWNEERYA, encoded by the coding sequence GTGATGAGAGACGTTACGGATCTGTACGAGTCCTTCGGCGAGGACCGGCTTCCGCCGGGACAGCGGGAAACCAGCGAGTTTCCCGTCCTCTCGAAGGGCGAGACGCCGTCGGTACCGGACGACTGGACGCTTGAGGTGTGGGGTGCCGTCGACGAGCCATGTTCGCTTTCGGCCGCTGAGCTAGCGGACCTCGGAGCGGAAACACAACGGCAGGACTTCCACTGTGTTACCGGCTGGTCGCGGCTCGGCTGTGTCTTTACTGGAGTCCCGTTCCCTACGCTCGCAGACCACGCCGGCGTCCAGCCGTCGGCGACACACGTCATGTTCCACGCCCACGACGGGTATACGACTGACCTCCCGCTGTCGGCGTGTGACCGTCGGGAGGTGCTGTTTGCGTGGGAGCTTGACGGCGAGCCGTTGCCCGCAGACCACGGCGGTCCGCTCCGGGTCGTCGTGCCGCATCGCTACGCCTACAAGGGCGCAAAATGGGTTTCCGGAGTCGAATTCCTGACCGAGCCGGAACGTGGGTACTGGGAGAAACGGGGGTATTCGCAGACGGCGAATCCGTGGAATGAAGAGCGATATGCGTAG
- a CDS encoding ribbon-helix-helix domain-containing protein, whose amino-acid sequence MPKVQLTIPEHLEMQIAQLVEEGEFVNREEAIEELLSTGLRAYKTSGPMDDEDPGLEEDGMMGHDDEYVF is encoded by the coding sequence ATGCCGAAGGTACAACTCACCATTCCAGAGCATCTCGAGATGCAGATCGCCCAGCTCGTCGAGGAAGGCGAGTTCGTAAACCGGGAGGAGGCCATCGAGGAACTACTGTCGACCGGACTGCGGGCGTACAAGACGAGCGGCCCGATGGACGACGAAGACCCCGGCCTCGAAGAAGACGGGATGATGGGCCACGACGACGAGTACGTCTTCTGA
- a CDS encoding UPF0058 family protein, which translates to MHKDELLELHAKMVSIMEHFREMDEIDASVFDGYDELDVTPDDVHKSKSEHKHAVFVLGNALAEVMAEDEFSDAGRIGKRMQELADDAESKL; encoded by the coding sequence ATGCACAAAGACGAGCTTCTGGAGCTACACGCCAAGATGGTCTCCATCATGGAGCACTTCCGTGAGATGGACGAAATCGACGCCTCCGTCTTCGACGGCTACGACGAACTCGACGTGACGCCCGACGACGTCCACAAGTCAAAAAGCGAGCACAAACACGCTGTTTTCGTCCTCGGGAACGCGCTGGCGGAGGTCATGGCCGAAGACGAGTTCTCCGATGCGGGCCGCATCGGCAAGCGGATGCAGGAGCTGGCCGACGACGCGGAGTCGAAACTGTAG
- a CDS encoding isochorismate synthase has product MEPLRSTELCPDETQLVSRSRRLSAPPDPRTALSMADAPRTLWAAPDEATVVGSGAAETIRADGNDRFRAVREAANELFATGDVHAGTLSARPRLFGGFAFHDEHDPAGPWRGFPGARFVLPETQLTYAEDGTWLTVHGVGRDVEAVESALEAAADRFDGATTPRPPAGPPGIERRERTTSKDRWRESVTAAIDRIEAGELRKVVLAQALQTALSRPVSLPDVLTRLADTYPDCYRFLIEPDDGGAGFFGATPERLVGRRGRTVETGALAGTTGRGDTPLEDEWLAEELRSDAKNVHEHELVADAIRDQLQPYAASVRTGERGVRRLATVQHLETPITAELAADEHVLSLVEALHPTPAVGGLPPDKALATIRDTEPFERGWYAAPVGWFDAAGNGSFAVAIRSAVAHGEAATLFAGVGIVADSDPDREWDEVQLKYRPILDELE; this is encoded by the coding sequence ATGGAACCTCTGCGGAGCACGGAGCTGTGCCCCGACGAAACCCAACTCGTCAGCCGGAGCCGTCGGCTTTCGGCGCCGCCGGACCCGCGGACGGCGCTGTCGATGGCCGACGCTCCGCGAACGCTTTGGGCGGCTCCCGACGAAGCGACCGTCGTCGGCAGTGGTGCTGCTGAGACAATCCGCGCCGACGGTAACGACCGGTTCCGTGCCGTCCGCGAGGCCGCAAACGAGCTTTTTGCTACCGGCGACGTTCATGCCGGAACACTTTCAGCGCGCCCTCGGCTGTTCGGTGGGTTCGCCTTCCACGACGAGCACGACCCGGCGGGTCCGTGGCGCGGCTTCCCTGGCGCGCGGTTCGTGCTCCCCGAAACACAGCTCACCTACGCCGAGGACGGAACGTGGCTCACGGTCCACGGTGTCGGCCGTGATGTCGAGGCTGTCGAGTCGGCACTAGAGGCCGCTGCTGACCGCTTCGATGGCGCGACAACCCCCCGACCGCCAGCCGGCCCGCCCGGAATCGAACGCAGAGAGCGAACGACCTCGAAAGACCGGTGGCGAGAGAGCGTCACCGCTGCAATCGACCGCATCGAGGCCGGCGAGCTCCGGAAAGTCGTGCTGGCGCAGGCGTTACAGACGGCGCTGAGCCGACCGGTCTCACTGCCGGATGTCCTCACGCGGCTTGCCGACACCTATCCTGACTGTTATCGGTTTCTCATTGAGCCGGATGACGGTGGGGCCGGCTTCTTCGGGGCGACACCGGAGCGGCTCGTCGGCCGACGCGGCCGCACCGTCGAGACAGGCGCGCTCGCTGGGACAACGGGGCGCGGCGACACGCCCCTCGAAGACGAATGGTTGGCCGAGGAGCTGCGCTCCGATGCCAAGAACGTTCACGAACACGAACTTGTCGCCGACGCTATCCGGGACCAGCTACAGCCCTACGCTGCCTCCGTCCGTACCGGCGAGCGCGGCGTCCGGCGGCTGGCGACCGTCCAGCACCTCGAAACGCCGATAACCGCCGAACTCGCCGCCGACGAGCACGTGCTGTCGCTTGTCGAAGCGCTGCATCCGACTCCGGCGGTCGGCGGTCTGCCGCCGGACAAGGCGCTTGCGACGATTCGCGACACCGAGCCGTTCGAACGCGGTTGGTATGCCGCCCCGGTCGGCTGGTTCGACGCCGCGGGCAACGGCTCCTTCGCTGTCGCCATTCGCTCGGCGGTCGCCCACGGTGAGGCCGCGACGCTCTTTGCCGGCGTCGGCATCGTGGCGGATTCCGACCCCGACCGCGAGTGGGACGAGGTCCAGCTCAAATACCGGCCGATACTCGACGAACTGGAGTGA
- the menD gene encoding 2-succinyl-5-enolpyruvyl-6-hydroxy-3-cyclohexene-1-carboxylic-acid synthase, with protein MATPNVNTLWGQTVADELATVGIETAVLAPGSRSTPLAVAFAQHDDIEAVSLLDERSAAFFALGYAKRTGQPAPLVCTSGTALANFHPAVIEADTARVPMVLLTADRPPELADSGANQTIDQADLYGDAVRSYRTLPEPEAAARKLRSLRTTLCRAVGTATGTEPGPVHLNVPFRKPLEPLAAAEPPAGVPDGAVPDGFATENPLAARGRDGPFVEVHSGCTDPSATTVDELATAVEAAASGLIVCGPTDRPAPDAESLVALADATGFSVFADPLSGLRFGPHVDDAPVCGGYDAYLPALEQTPEVVIRFGASPTSKPLRQYLRDADARQFIVDPAGGWREATFTATDLVVADETRLATAVADAVDRTPGSYADRLAELEPGYWRLVEGEEPQEGAMLADAVALAPDPSTVFVSNSMPVRDLDRFGAPQAASLSVLGNRGASGIDGIASTALGAGFGTDDPLVAVTGDLAYYHDMNGLLAVSRAGVDATIVCINNDGGGIFHVLPIEAHESFDKWFRTPHGLDFEPSAALYDIEFARTDSREGFRSLYSEAVGSGETQVIEVQTESGHNHADRTALREAVVEELGR; from the coding sequence ATGGCGACACCGAACGTCAATACGCTGTGGGGACAGACTGTCGCCGACGAACTCGCGACGGTCGGCATCGAGACGGCAGTTCTCGCGCCCGGGAGCCGGTCGACGCCGCTGGCGGTTGCATTCGCCCAGCACGATGATATCGAGGCGGTGTCGCTGCTCGACGAGCGGTCGGCAGCGTTTTTCGCGCTCGGCTACGCCAAGCGAACCGGACAGCCGGCGCCGTTAGTCTGTACGTCCGGGACGGCACTGGCGAACTTTCATCCGGCCGTCATCGAGGCCGATACAGCCCGAGTACCGATGGTCCTGCTGACGGCTGACCGGCCGCCGGAACTCGCCGACAGCGGCGCAAACCAGACTATCGACCAGGCCGACCTCTACGGCGATGCCGTCCGTTCCTATCGGACGCTTCCGGAGCCCGAGGCTGCCGCCCGAAAACTCCGGTCACTCCGGACGACGCTCTGTCGGGCGGTCGGTACGGCGACCGGCACTGAGCCGGGACCGGTGCATCTCAACGTCCCGTTCCGGAAACCGCTGGAGCCGCTCGCGGCAGCCGAGCCGCCGGCCGGCGTCCCCGACGGTGCGGTCCCGGACGGCTTCGCTACCGAGAACCCGCTCGCGGCTCGCGGGCGGGACGGACCCTTCGTCGAGGTTCACAGCGGCTGTACCGACCCGTCGGCCACAACCGTGGATGAACTGGCGACTGCCGTCGAAGCCGCTGCCAGCGGACTCATTGTCTGTGGACCGACCGACCGGCCGGCCCCCGACGCCGAGTCGCTCGTGGCGCTGGCGGATGCGACCGGCTTTTCTGTCTTCGCCGACCCGCTTTCGGGCCTTCGGTTCGGCCCGCACGTCGATGACGCTCCCGTCTGTGGTGGCTATGACGCCTACCTACCGGCGCTCGAACAGACGCCGGAGGTCGTCATCCGGTTCGGTGCGTCACCGACCTCGAAACCGCTCAGACAGTATCTCAGGGACGCCGACGCCCGCCAGTTCATAGTTGACCCCGCTGGCGGCTGGCGCGAGGCGACCTTTACCGCGACTGACCTCGTCGTCGCGGACGAAACGCGGTTAGCGACCGCTGTGGCCGACGCCGTCGACCGCACGCCCGGCTCGTACGCTGACCGGCTGGCAGAGCTAGAGCCCGGCTACTGGCGGCTCGTTGAGGGGGAAGAACCACAGGAGGGGGCGATGCTCGCTGACGCCGTCGCGCTCGCGCCCGACCCGTCGACGGTCTTCGTCTCGAATTCGATGCCCGTTCGGGACCTTGACCGCTTTGGCGCACCGCAGGCAGCGTCGCTTTCAGTCCTCGGCAACCGCGGCGCATCGGGCATCGACGGAATCGCCTCGACAGCGCTCGGGGCCGGGTTCGGGACAGACGACCCGCTCGTCGCCGTGACGGGTGACCTCGCCTACTACCACGATATGAACGGGCTGTTGGCCGTCTCGCGGGCCGGTGTGGACGCGACAATCGTCTGCATCAACAACGACGGCGGCGGCATCTTCCATGTCCTCCCCATCGAGGCTCACGAGAGCTTCGACAAGTGGTTCCGGACGCCGCACGGGCTTGATTTCGAGCCGTCAGCAGCGCTGTACGACATTGAGTTCGCCCGTACCGACAGCCGCGAGGGGTTCCGGTCGCTGTACTCGGAGGCCGTCGGAAGCGGGGAGACACAGGTCATTGAAGTACAAACCGAGAGCGGACACAACCACGCCGACAGGACGGCGCTTCGGGAAGCGGTCGTTGAGGAGCTGGGCAGATGA
- a CDS encoding 1,4-dihydroxy-2-naphthoyl-CoA synthase yields MVSELFDEDRWEPITDDFEDITYHRSTETGAVRIAFDRPEVRNAFRPETVDELYTALDHAKRQTDIGCVLLTGNGPSPKDDGWAFCSGGDQRIRGEAGYEYEDTPDAEQQDAPRLHILEVQRLIRHIPKPVIAVVPGWAVGGGHSLHVVCDMTLASEAHAKFLQTDPDVASFDAGFGSAYLARQIGHKKAREVFFLGKTYSADEAVEMGMANEAVPHEDLEDVAHEWAERILSKSPMAIRMLKYAFNMDSDGLVGQQVFAGEATRLGYMTTEAQEGRDAFNENRKPDFEQFDWHY; encoded by the coding sequence ATGGTTTCGGAACTGTTCGACGAGGACCGCTGGGAGCCGATTACCGACGACTTTGAGGACATTACCTACCACCGGTCGACTGAGACCGGCGCGGTCAGAATCGCCTTCGACCGTCCAGAGGTGCGCAACGCCTTTCGCCCGGAGACGGTCGACGAGCTCTATACCGCGCTCGACCACGCCAAGCGCCAGACAGACATCGGCTGCGTGCTCTTGACCGGCAACGGCCCATCGCCGAAGGACGACGGCTGGGCGTTTTGCTCCGGCGGCGACCAGCGCATCCGCGGCGAGGCCGGCTACGAGTACGAGGACACGCCGGACGCCGAACAGCAGGACGCCCCGCGGCTTCACATTCTCGAAGTACAGCGGTTGATTCGACACATTCCCAAGCCGGTCATCGCGGTGGTCCCCGGCTGGGCTGTCGGCGGCGGCCACTCGCTGCATGTCGTCTGCGACATGACGTTGGCGTCCGAAGCACACGCGAAATTCCTCCAGACCGACCCCGATGTCGCATCCTTCGACGCCGGTTTCGGGTCGGCGTATCTCGCCCGACAGATCGGCCACAAAAAGGCCAGAGAGGTGTTCTTCCTCGGGAAAACCTACTCGGCCGACGAGGCCGTCGAGATGGGGATGGCAAACGAAGCCGTTCCCCACGAGGACCTCGAAGACGTCGCCCACGAGTGGGCCGAGCGCATTCTCTCGAAGTCGCCGATGGCTATCCGGATGCTAAAGTATGCGTTCAACATGGATTCGGATGGCCTCGTCGGCCAGCAGGTCTTTGCCGGAGAGGCAACCCGCCTCGGGTACATGACCACGGAAGCACAGGAAGGCAGAGACGCGTTCAACGAGAACCGCAAGCCGGATTTCGAGCAGTTCGACTGGCACTACTGA
- a CDS encoding transducer protein produces the protein MGDDSTPVRAVFELQRTAIEGTQETLERGIEVQRRLNETAESNTDAVSDIAEGGGDVVRAGIDTSLDAAETAIPEDGDIIGDARETIDKRLDAAGDVRRDVADGVESGLEESFELTDELLAAALDVVDGGAETALEANEAAESQVADAVEELDETMDDLQAAVEDRLERTAEETESDDADSDHTTIEIEDLSEDTEESPEAETDPAAASGQESDSESAADDSATTVADTDADTET, from the coding sequence ATGGGAGACGACAGCACACCAGTCCGGGCGGTATTCGAACTCCAGCGGACCGCCATCGAAGGGACACAAGAGACGCTCGAACGCGGTATCGAAGTCCAGCGCCGGCTTAACGAGACCGCCGAATCGAACACGGATGCGGTCAGCGATATCGCCGAAGGGGGCGGCGATGTCGTCCGAGCCGGCATCGACACCTCGCTGGATGCCGCCGAGACAGCAATTCCGGAAGACGGCGACATCATCGGCGATGCCAGAGAAACAATTGACAAGCGCCTCGATGCTGCCGGCGACGTTCGCCGCGATGTCGCCGACGGCGTCGAGTCCGGGCTCGAAGAGTCCTTCGAGCTGACAGACGAGTTGCTCGCCGCCGCGCTCGATGTCGTCGACGGCGGTGCGGAGACGGCGCTGGAAGCCAACGAGGCCGCGGAATCGCAGGTCGCAGATGCCGTCGAGGAACTCGACGAAACGATGGACGACCTACAGGCCGCTGTTGAGGACCGCCTCGAAAGGACGGCCGAGGAGACGGAGTCAGACGACGCCGACAGCGACCACACAACCATCGAAATCGAGGACCTCTCGGAGGACACCGAGGAGAGCCCGGAAGCTGAAACCGACCCGGCGGCTGCTAGCGGTCAAGAAAGCGATAGCGAGTCGGCTGCCGACGACAGTGCGACCACCGTAGCCGACACGGACGCCGACACAGAGACGTAG
- a CDS encoding 1,4-dihydroxy-2-naphthoate polyprenyltransferase, with product MTAAASSTKAWLMAARPQTLPAGAAPVIVGTGLAVYHGVFAPLPALFALFGALLLQIGTNFANDYYDAVRGADTEDRDGFTRVTAGGLIEPAAVKRAMYATFGLSMVIGLYLVAVGGVPILVVGLASIVAGITYSGGPLPYGYRGLGDLFVFVFFGLVAVAGTYYVQAAAHGGWFPLWIPEGTLPAAAVVAGLPAAGFSTAILVVNNIRDRETDAEAGKHTLAVILGYRLSRIEWSLMAGLGYAIPVVFWLDGYPATVLLPLVTAPLAIAIGRTVWNRTDGEALNPALQRTGKLLFAHSVCFALGFAAPAVI from the coding sequence ATGACAGCGGCGGCTTCGTCGACGAAAGCGTGGCTCATGGCCGCACGGCCCCAAACACTTCCGGCGGGGGCGGCACCGGTCATCGTCGGCACCGGACTGGCGGTCTATCACGGCGTCTTTGCGCCGCTTCCAGCACTGTTCGCACTTTTCGGAGCGCTACTGCTACAGATCGGGACGAACTTCGCCAACGACTACTACGACGCCGTCCGCGGTGCCGATACCGAGGACCGAGATGGGTTCACCCGTGTGACAGCCGGCGGCCTCATTGAGCCGGCCGCGGTCAAACGGGCGATGTACGCCACGTTCGGCCTCTCGATGGTCATCGGGCTCTATCTTGTCGCCGTCGGCGGCGTTCCGATACTCGTCGTCGGGCTGGCGAGCATCGTCGCCGGCATCACCTACAGCGGCGGACCGCTCCCCTACGGCTACCGGGGGCTCGGCGACCTGTTCGTCTTCGTCTTTTTCGGGCTCGTCGCCGTTGCCGGAACCTACTACGTACAGGCGGCGGCTCACGGCGGTTGGTTCCCGCTGTGGATTCCCGAAGGAACGCTGCCGGCCGCCGCCGTCGTCGCCGGGCTCCCGGCGGCGGGCTTTTCGACGGCTATCCTCGTGGTCAACAACATCCGCGACCGCGAAACGGACGCCGAGGCCGGCAAGCACACGCTAGCAGTCATCCTCGGCTACCGGCTGAGCCGCATCGAGTGGAGCCTGATGGCCGGCCTCGGCTACGCCATCCCGGTCGTCTTCTGGCTCGATGGCTATCCGGCGACGGTGCTGCTGCCGCTTGTTACTGCGCCGCTTGCTATCGCCATCGGCCGGACGGTCTGGAACCGGACCGACGGCGAGGCGCTTAATCCGGCGCTGCAACGGACCGGGAAGCTGTTGTTCGCCCACTCGGTGTGTTTCGCGCTCGGATTCGCCGCTCCGGCGGTGATATGA
- a CDS encoding o-succinylbenzoate synthase, giving the protein MDIQPFSLPLSSPLSTADGTIESRRGFLVRTEIDGVAGVGEAAPLPGWTESYDACQAALCGVEKPKQALEDNVFDDTPAARHAVSLAVADAAARRAGVPLYRRLGAGERVESVPVNATVGDGSPSATAEAVADAAAAGFPAAKVKVGNRSLDADIERIEAVRQRYPDIELRVDANGAWEFETAREAVESLSALGVAVLEQPLPAEALDNHRRLRGHGIDIALDEGLLRHGVDAAIAAEAADCLVCKPMALGGVDIARSAAERARADGWDVIVTTTIDGVVARAAAVHLAASVPDVRPCGLATGGRLASDVGPDAAPVSDGTAAVPQGKGNIPPL; this is encoded by the coding sequence ATGGACATCCAGCCGTTTTCACTGCCGCTTTCCTCACCGCTTTCGACCGCCGATGGCACGATTGAATCTCGTCGTGGCTTCCTCGTCCGGACCGAAATCGACGGCGTGGCCGGTGTCGGAGAGGCAGCCCCCCTTCCCGGCTGGACGGAATCGTACGACGCGTGCCAAGCGGCACTTTGCGGCGTCGAAAAGCCGAAACAGGCCCTCGAAGACAACGTCTTTGATGACACCCCCGCCGCGCGACACGCCGTCTCACTCGCAGTGGCTGATGCGGCGGCTCGGCGAGCCGGCGTCCCGCTGTATCGCCGCCTTGGAGCCGGCGAGCGCGTCGAATCAGTGCCGGTGAACGCGACGGTCGGTGACGGCTCCCCGTCGGCGACGGCCGAAGCCGTCGCCGACGCGGCTGCAGCCGGCTTCCCGGCGGCGAAAGTGAAGGTCGGCAACCGTTCGCTCGACGCGGACATCGAGCGCATCGAGGCGGTTCGGCAACGGTACCCGGACATCGAGCTGCGCGTCGACGCAAACGGGGCATGGGAGTTCGAGACGGCCCGCGAGGCGGTCGAGTCGCTTTCCGCACTCGGCGTCGCCGTCCTCGAACAGCCCCTCCCGGCCGAGGCGCTTGACAACCACCGACGGCTCCGCGGCCACGGCATCGATATCGCTCTCGACGAGGGGCTTCTCAGGCATGGCGTTGATGCCGCTATCGCCGCCGAAGCGGCTGACTGTCTCGTCTGCAAGCCGATGGCGCTTGGCGGGGTCGACATCGCCCGCTCAGCGGCCGAGCGGGCACGGGCAGACGGCTGGGATGTAATCGTCACGACGACTATCGACGGCGTGGTCGCTCGGGCGGCAGCAGTTCATCTCGCCGCCTCGGTTCCCGATGTCCGCCCGTGCGGGCTGGCGACCGGCGGTCGGCTGGCGTCGGACGTGGGTCCGGACGCCGCGCCAGTCAGTGACGGGACGGCAGCGGTGCCACAAGGAAAAGGAAATATCCCTCCGCTGTAA